The Juglans microcarpa x Juglans regia isolate MS1-56 chromosome 2D, Jm3101_v1.0, whole genome shotgun sequence DNA window ttcaagaaaagcagggagttacaacGTTTTTCTTGGacatcaactacgacgctaagggcgGTAGCTCAATTAGAGGGAAGTCTAGAGGGAGGACATTGTGAAGACGGGGAATCAAGGGTTTGGGGTTGGGTGTTCAgatagagttttagttctacgagAAACAAGGGTTGGGGACCggtctggtgtattttgggttgttcttttcatgggctttttgggtcattaagGGATTTTTGagtcattttgggcaaggtgctttcttgtatacatccagtgtacttggtttctcctttgatatataatattttttacttatcaaaaaaatatactgAAAGTGAATACTCTTTGATATATCTTGAACATCAAATTATACTATCCCTAAAttatctttttcacttttactaaacccctaggagttggctcaagtggtgagGGCATTGGTCTTGTTAGTGTGCTTCCTTCTggtctaaggttcaaacccTTGGATGCTAGTTTCTAGGGGCCACCTCCAATTGGTGAAAAGCCTATGATTTATTTGATTCGGGTGATGGGGACGTGATATATGGGTTTGGGGTTTAACCGAGTTAAAGACATGTTGCATTTGCAGTCTTTGAGATTCCTAGgcatcaaaaaattattttcaattttactaAACTTGCATTCCATATACTCAAGTTTATCAAACATGCTCCAAACTTCTAACTTGGAGTTAATCCTGTTGTAGCGTCATCTCTTaatatcatctgcaaagagcaCAACTATGGGGCTACATTTTGAATTGATCTAGTAAGCTCATGGATGGCCAATGCAAAGAGAGACTTCATATAAAGTGGTCCATGATTCATATGATTTTTGCCAAGTCAAAATTCCTTGTTGGATATAGATTTTAGTGTACAAGTAAAGTTGGCACATGGAAACAGGCAAACCTAGAATCCCTGATCAAAGATGTGCTTGTTGAATGATTGGACCCTGatgaatgtttttttataaatgatgtTCTTTCGTTATGTTGAATTGAGATGCTTATTGACCATCATTTGAGCACAACTTCCAAAATATTTTGGCCACATTTCTCTACTTTATTGTTTACTAATTGGAGCcttgaatctattttttttaatctaattttctcGACAGCTAGAATATTGTGAAATGAGCAAATGGACAACGaaagttatattaaattaaaaaagtatggGAGGCCTACAAGAATTTTGgctaaaataaaatgtttggTTGGGAAAACTGGATGAGTTTTCTAAGTGTATATATACTAAAACAGAATAGAGCCTTCCAACCAACCAACATTTaccatttttcattattttttttgtgccagtggtatttataaaataaatttgtttgtaTAATTAGAGGGGGCATTGTCTAGCCAACTTTTTTGCCTTTCAAAGATGGAGTTTAGGGATCGAAATCTATTGTAAGTTTAGAATTCATACGGTTAGGAATTATTCTGTTGTTTGGACACAATGTTTTTTATGATGATGAATCCCGGAGACCGTGCATACATAACCTGTCTTTTAATGGGCTAAACCCTTGTGTAATGCGCCCACATCATGCGAATTAGGTGAGTCACCGGCAATTATGTTTATTTACCTATATTTTTTAGGGGAAGAGTTTTTCCTTTGAATTTGCTCTAAATTACTAGTAAGTGAAGGTTTATATGGGTGGGTCCTACTTTTTTTGCAATATTTATGAAGACCATAGAGAAACATAGAGAAGTTAATcatgaaagaataaaaagagtCACCTATGAACACCTAAAAGCACCTTTTTGTGAGGGTAATACATTTTCGTATTGTGGATCATGTGCAAAGCAAAAAGGGAATAATTTGTACAGTTTCCTTTCTCCAACGTGTCTTGTGCTTTGCTACTTCCATCGATTCTGTCTTGTAAATTGCAAACACTGGAGGCTGCATTTGAATGATTAAACTCTTAGTAAAATCcatgtttattttgtataggggaactacttattaaaaaaaaaaaaaaaaattgtatagagGAACTATATATATCCATTGCATAGCACAAAGGCTTTTTACCCATCATTTGTTGTAATTCACTGAGTTTTGATTTGTTTCTTCATCTTTCATTCTTCATGTATAGGTTGGTTGGGACGAGTCAACAGCTGGTGAGAGGCAGCCAAGGGTGTCTTTGTGGGAAATTGAACCTTTGACAACTTTCCCCATGTATCCATCATTGTTTCCCCTGAGACTGAAACGCCCCTGGCATCCTGGGGTCTCATCTTTGCATGGTATTTATCCTTTTAATATTAACTTTACAGCTTTTGTGATgaggttttgatttttatttctttcttctctttcctttaAGATTTGAATTGGGCAAATTTTTGTTTAGTTATTTGATATGCCAAATCTAAGCATCTGAATTTGAGGTCAACAAAGTTACTTTTCTTGCCAGGTCAGTCTTAAGTACAGTCTTAAGTATAGGTGACTGGAGTGTTCATTCTTGTGATCCTTTATTTCATTACTTTCTTCTCTGTTTAcattattaaatgataggtgattggaaaatgatttgtgcaaGCCTTGGATATGCAAGCCCCTTGAAAAAACATGGGACCCATCagaaaaaattcactttttgcTGGGGGGCCCTCTTTGTCCCTCTTTTTTTCTATGGGCTTGCCCCAGACTTGCACGCCCAGGGTTTGTATCTAGGTCACTTTTTTCATAAGTAAcgtctagcattactcaataaTGTGTAGCTGGGGTACACACGTATTAGGCTTCTGTGCTTTCTTGTAGTAAATTGTAAACTCTAGCATGATTGCTATGAATCTTATTGTTGTTATGATGTCACTATGGCCTTTTGCAGATAGCAGGGATGAAGGAACTAACAATGGGTTGATGTGGTTAAGGGGGGGAACTGGAGAACATGGAGTCAACTCCCTAAATTTTCAGGGTGTTGGTTTGTTTCCCTGGATGCAGCAGAGACTGGACCCAACTTTGTTTGGAAATGATCATAATCAGCAGTACCAAGCTATGTTGGCTGCTGGAATGCAGAACCTAGGAAGTGGAGATCTCCTGAGACAACAAATTATGCAATTTCAGCAGCCCTTCCAGTATTTTCAACAGCGAGAGAGCCATACTTCACTcttgcagcagcagcagcagcaacaacaacaacaggaGGCATTTACCCAAACCTTGCCTCGTAACATCCTGCAGGCACAAACCCAAGTCTTAACAGAGAGCATACCCCAGCACCTTATACAGCAACCTCTTAACAACCAACAAGAAGAACAGGCACGACAGCAGCAACATACCTTTCAGAATACGGTTCATATCCGAAGTGATCAGCTGCATCAAAGACTGCAGTCAAATGtgtcttcttcatcttttgcGAAAGCAGACTTCATGGATCCAAGCACAAAGTTCTCAGCATCTATTACCCCTAGACAGAATATGGTCAGTTCATTTTGTCCTGAAGGGAGTAGCAATTTTTTGAACTTCTCCAGAGTTGGTCAGTCTATGCTAGCTGAACAGTTACCCCAACAATCCTGGGTCTCTAAGTACACACATTCACAGGCAAATGCTTATGCCAATTTAATGTCACACACACCATATCCTGGGAAAGATGCTAATGAAGAGCCAGAGAATTGCAATTCTGATCCCCAGAATCCTACTCTTTTTGGTGTTAATATCGATTCATCCGGGCTTCTACTCCCTACCACCTTGTCCACTTTTTCTACTTCAGTTGATGCTGATGTGACATCTATGCCATTAGGGGATTCCGGATTTCAGAGTTCCCTGTATGGTTCGGTGCAAGACTCTTCTGAGTTGTTGCGGAGTGCAGGGCAAGTTGACCCACCAACCCCATCTCGGACATTTGTCAAGGTCTGAGCTGCAAGTTAGTTGGTATTTCAATTTATTCCTACTACTGCTTGTTTGAAGGACTTGTCCAGatgatgctctgtttttgtttaGGTTTATAAATCAGGGTCAGTTGGGCGCTCACTGGACATCTCCCGGTTCAGCAGCTATAATGAGCTGCGAGAGGAGCTTGCTCAGATGTTTGGAATTGAGGGGATGTTGGAAGACCCTCGTAGATCAGGCTGGCAGCTTGTATTTGTTGACAGGGAGAATGATGTGCTTCTCCTTGGAGACGACCCATGGGAGTAAGTACTTGTGACAGTAATCAATGTGCCATATTTTCTTGAGTCTCTGTCTCGATCTGATGTTTTAGGCTTAATCAATTTGAATGTTTGGAAAGTGGTTTGTGTTTATATTGGGTGGTTCTCGTATTGGTTAATATGTCTCTGCATATGCATATGAATTTATTTGCCTTTGAATGAATGGAACTGAGCTGTGGACTAAATAGTCGTGGTCTTGTGCAGGGCGTTTGTCAATAATGTTTGGTATATCAAGATACTTTCACCTGAGGATGTCCATAAAATGGGAGAGCAAGCAGTTGAATCCTTCAGCCCGCATGTGGCTCAAAGGCTGAACAACGGTGGTGAAGTTCAAGACCTTGTCCCAGGGTTACCGTCTCCTGGCATGCTTGAGTACTGAGGTGAAGAAAAGCATTTGGACAGCTCCCTCACATTGTTCCAAGTTTAATCCAAATATTGGATCTATTAGTTTCGTGCCTGACACTCGTTATTCTACTTAAATTTGTCCCAAAATTATACTGTACGACTCTTCTTCTAAGACTAGTGTAATGGGTCCGACTTCTGTTGaggaaacaacaaaaaaaaaaaaaaaaaaaaaaatgcgagcTCACCACCTTCATGAGAATCCCGAGGACTGAATTTCTATCAAATCTGAACTAATGCCCTGAAACAATGTTGGTGGTACCGTTATTATGAAAGTAGTAGTGGATTCTCACGGTTTAGTGCATTTTACTGTCTTCGTCAATATTGAAATTATCAGAATTATTGATTTCCTGATACCATCGAGCATTTTGATTCTGCAGTTGGGTGGCAAACTTGACATGTCCTATAAAAAAAGTTCAACCAGAGATTATGTTGTATTTGAGAATACGGCCGTTGAAGttccataaaatttaaaatgggtTAGTCGTATTCTCACAAAAGCCCCACATTTATGTGTTGATATTTGTCTGCACCTATAACTGTTTCCGTTATTTCATGGCCTAATCTGATAGTTCGGTTGACATCAGTCCCGCGAATGTCAACAGCCAAACAATGGTCCACCCAACCCATTCTCCCGAAGTTCCTCATCTTCTCCTATAGGGTTATATTACCAAAATCCAGCAGGAAACTTCGGCATCACGTGCAAAAGGTACTTGTGCATCCTCTGAAAGGAAAGGAATCAGTAATCATGCAGTGTAGGAAGGGACCGCGGGACTCGATAAAATCATCCGCCATTCAAATGATTCTCATACTTTCTACAATTCTTTCACTGGATTTGAAAAACATCTCAAGATGATAAGTGCGAGGTTTATATCACAAGAGccaaagggaagaaagaaaggcaAAGAAAGACCAAGCAATACGATATTAGGAAGCATTCCCACAACCAGCTCAAGTATGACTATCTTCCGCAACAGTTTCAAAGGTTTCACCAGCAACAAGCTCCGggacttcatcatcatcatcatcttgcgTTGGCTGTCCAGCAGTAGGTGGTTGCTGCTTTTGAAACTGTTCTGCAAGCTTCCTTAGGTTTTCCAAGTTATCTGGCCCTGAAAATTGAAGCCCATATGTGTTAATGGCAAGTGTACTAGGATTGAGTTTAACAAACATACATATaacaaactcatttttcaaaaagtccACTTTCTATCAAGACTCGTAAAAATTTAATTCCCAGCCAAATGGTTCTGAAAACGTTTCAGTTATCAATCACTACAAGATCAACACTGGAATATGGACATCACTCTTTGTCAAGCGATACAATCTTTCTTTGAATCACATGTGTGTAGAATAGTGAATAAAAGAGACTTCCCATTTAAAATCTTGAAATAACATGATATAATTTTCCCTTGTATTTGACATCAGCGGAGGCAGGGCTACTGAACACAACAAAGATGGATAAGCACTGGTAATTAACAACTGTTCAAATACTGTTTAAACAACTTTGCTCAATACTGGCTCACAAGTGAACAATGGGAccctcaaaataaataaataaaaaatattgtttgggACCGTCTAAAGCCAAGGATGTAGGGCAACACTGCATGCACACCTGAATCATCCAAGGGTTGTTTTCTTACATAAACTTGGTATCTATAATTCATAATCAATGGTATATACCGTATTTCTCCCAAGGATTTGCACATAATGTAGTACACAAACAATAAGATCAGAAATGGACCAAATTTCTACATCACATAACCCTAACTAGAGAAAGGAAAGAGGTCAAGACAATCTTGGAAAGATGCCCtaattttttacactttttctcTACCGAAACtagagaataaataaaaagtcattacgtccaaactttcaaaccagGAGCACttgataccttttttttttttttttaagtaacaGGAGCACTTAATGCTAATGAGACATCAAGGATGGAAAAATTGGAATTTCAACTAAATGCAGACCAATCATATACTAAAGGCACACGTGTTTATACAAAATTTAGCATCAGTTATATATTGTAAGATACAAGCCCCAGGTTAGCATGCCTAAggagtaatttatatatacggtaaattataaattacaatttttttttgataaattacatTGAGATTAGAGATTTACAGTTTCATTCTACTCCAAGTCACAAGAGGCTTAGTGACAGTTTCCAAAAGATGGAAAGGTAAATTGTAATTACCTTAACCACAAAGAGGTATCACATACTAAAGGCACACGTGTTTATACAAAATTTAGCATCAGTTAAATATTGTAAGACATAAGCCCCAGGTTAGCATGCCTATggagtaatttatatatacggtaaattataaattacaatttttttttgataaattacatTGAGAGTAGAGATTTACAGTTTCATTCTACTCCAAGTCACAAGAGGCTTAGTGACAGTTTCCAAAAGATGGAAAGGTAAATTGTAATTACCTTAACCACAGAGAGGTAATTATTTGTCCTTTGTCTATTCTAAGGTCCCAAGAAATACTGCTAGTTGATGAATTCAAACTTGGCACTATAGAGGCgatgaacaatcatgatttaAGTGCAATGAAAATAGGAATAAAGCTATCATACCTAGTTGGTTGATGATCCCTGGGAGAATATCTTGCAATTCTGAAACACAACAAATACAAGTCTTAGTTCTTGTCCATCAAAGTTGATTGAAGTAGATGTGCAACAGTGGCAATCAGCGGCAAAAGTGTAATTGCCAAGAAACATCTCTTTAACAGTCGCAGAATCCAATTACAGGCTAACTATATGGCAAGGATGGAAATCTGGAAATGCttgggaaaattttttttgaagacACCAGCAACATCAGAGCATTTAAATGAACTAGCTACTATTTCAGCAGCCCATGTTCGTCCACATCCTGAAAGaggtaaatatagagaaaaaaaatcggAAAAAAGGtccaagcatttttttttaattggcaccgAGTGTCTAAGAACAGCATCCCGATTAATCTCACGGGTGCAAAgacctcggcaaggagtttcctacCAGTGCCTATcattattaatacaatcgtttacttattaaaaaagagaaaaatcaagGGAACAATCCTCTAGTCTGCTGGTCCCTAGAGATTGTTTCCACTGATGAGGTTTCGAACCTTAaaccttggagggagcataccaacAAAACCAAGGCCTggctttaccacttgagccaatccGTGGGGGTTAGGTACAAGCATTCTAGAAAATATAAAGGGGAGGACAAGAAAGGAatgagaaaatactttttgtttGAGGAGAACCACTAACAACCCAGGTGTTGGCAGCAATTGAAGCTTGAACTGGAAGACAAGATAAAACAACATTATCAGTCATTAGTTGCCAAAATtcgaaatccaaaaaaaaaatggtaggaAAGGGCTACACAGTCCAAAAGGCAAAAATTTCAGGTATGTATATCAACCTTTGGGATTAAGAAACTGGATGACAGCATCATCCTTGAAAATGTTGACTTCTTCAATGGCCGGGATGGTGTTAACCCCAATCCTCTTCAAGGTACTCTGAAGCCTTTTATCATCAGTAGTAGTGGCTTTGTGCACAGCCTTCTTTTTCCTAAGTTCGAAAGCACAGGTCAAACTCAATTAAACTGAACTTCTTTGGAATCAAACTTAAgatatccaaaaacaaaaaaaaaaaaaaacaaaacaaaacatatttagGAGGGAATGAAGAGAGAATCAGATATGAGACCTTCGCACGCTTCCTTTTCCACCAGTGCGAACGGCACTGGCCATCTTCATGAGCCTCTCCCGATCCATCTGAGTAgggaaatatatttttcccaaTCCCCACAAATCAccaataaaattaatacttCCTAAATCGAGACAGAAACCCTAATACTCAGTCCGAAACAGCATATAcaattggaaaacaaaaaacaaacaagaaatttaCCTTTGAAAAAATGAGGTCCTGCTGAAAATGAAACGGAGCAGGAAAAGCACCAATAGCCAGATGACGATAACAGTTGAACAAATAATTTGGGgataaatcaataaataaataaaaatataagaaatgccCTTTTTCATAATGCCCTTATTACCCTCACTTTATAATCTTTAATTTACTTTTCCTACCCTTTTGTTCTCGGAGAATCCGAAATCAataaattcttgagaaaaataatattagaaatttagaTATAAGTTTCGGTATATAAATCTGAAAacatcactttaaaaaataacacccataataaataataaataataaatgattctTTTTGTAGATTTCACTTTTCTTAAAGGgctttacaaaaattattttctttcaatgagtaataaataaattttatctcaaattttattaattttaatttgtatttattgaTACGACCGTATTACTGAAATCGATGATTTAACCGGAGAAATAGactgacacttttttttttcttcttttcttttaatcatttttttttacagttttaaatattttttaaaaataaaaaatatgaatttattaatatttacttccttaattatttaataaaaaattcaattgatataaaatattttaaatgattttcaaactacttaaaataatttcgcttgaattatttaaatttgtaacattaaattctaattaGAAAGCATAACCCAATTCAGGCCCATTCAATTATTGGTGGCCCCCGCATGATCTCAAGCCCAAGGATCATCAATACAAGCTTTGTATTTCaatttagaataaatatagataaaaacaTCCATTTTATATACATGATATGACATCATCTAGATATACATCTCTTCAAGTGAGTGTTAagaacaatcaactagaagtAAAAATGCATTGAGTACAAAATATGCACTCTTACAATTACTCTTCATTTTATACTATACTTTGAGCTGGTCCATGGAATCCCAATCACTTCAAGGCCGAGTCAATGACCTTGTTCCAATTTTAAGGAATTTTGCAGTGGCATCGAATCGGGGGGGTTTGGCTCCAGACACATGAAAGAAAGCAAGTAGTCAGAGAGCTCTCTTCCTGTTGGAACGATGCATTACCATGATGCACGTCAAGCAAGTTCAATCCCATCTCACAGTTTCAGGCGCCATCTTAGATCCTCAAGCCGCTACCAAGATCATCTCCTTCTGTGCAGTGTCCAACCGCGTCGACTTAACTCACGCCTGCCAACTCTTTCGCCATCTGCCGCATCGAACCACATTGGTATGGAACAACATGGTCAGAGCTTTTTTCGAGAGGGATGAACCCCTTAAAGCTTTGTCTCTCTATTAGGATATGCTCGAGAGTGGCTTCTTACCCAACAGCTATACCTTCTCTTTACTGCTTAGAGCTTTTGCTGACCTCTCTGATGTCTCTTTGGGCTTAATTCTCCGTTCCCAAGTCATCAGATTGGGCTGGGAATTGTATGACTTTGTGCAAAACGGGTTGATCCATCTATATACGACTTGTAACTGCATGGGTGCAGCTCGTAAATTGTTTGATGGAAGCGTAAATCGAGACGTCATTACGTGGACAGCTTTGATTAACGGTTATGTGAAGGGTGGATTGGTTAGGGTTGCAGGGGAGTTTTTTGATCAAATGCCGGAGAAGAATGTTGTTTCTTGGAGTGCGATGATTAATGGGTATGCACAAGTTGGCTTGTTCAAAGAGGCTTTGGAGCTTTTTAACTATATGGAAGTTTCTGGTTTTCGACCAAATCATGCTGGCATTGTGGGAGCACTCACTGCGTGTGCTTTTCTTGGCGCATTGGATCAGGGAAGGTGGATACACGCCTACGTGGATAGAAATGGAATGGAATTAGATAGAGTGTTGGGCACTGCTCTTGTTGACATGTATGCAAAATGCGGGTGTATTCAAACTGCTCATTGTGTATTTGATGAGATGCCGAATGGAGATGTTTTTGCCTTTACTTCTTTGATTTCGGGCCTAGCAAATCATGGCTTGAGTACAAGTGCGATTGAGTTGTTTATTAGGATGAAGAGTGAAGGAGTTATTCCTAATGAAGTTACATTTATATGTCTTAAGCGCATGCAGTCGAATGGGGGTAGTGGATGAAGGGATGAGAATTTTCAATAGCATGAGTCAGGACTATGGGATCGAGCCAGGGGTCCAACACTATGGCTGTTTGTTAGATCTGTTTGGGAGAGCAGGGATGCTAGAAGAGGCAAAGAAGGTGGTGAGGGCGACGCCAATGGAACCAGACTCATATGTGTTGGGTGCATTGCTCAATGCTTGTAGAGTTCATGGAGATTTTGAGCTGGGTAAAGAAACGGTTGAGCACTTCGTTCAGCAGAGTCCAGACCATGGTGGGGTTCATGTTCTTCTTTCCAACATGTCTGCTTCTGCTAACAAATGGGGTGATGTGGCAAAGGTaaggaagggaatggaagagAAGAAGGTAAGAAAGGTACCGGGATGTAGCTTGATTGAAGTGGATGGTGTGGTCAGTGAATTTGTTGCTGGAGATAGGTCGCATCTGCTCATGGAGAAGATCACTTTAGTCTCTCGTGGCATTGACAAGCACCTAAAGTTTCTTCGGCGCGATCACGATGATGATAAGATTAATGAATGAATTGAATTCTAGTTGAGAATTGATGAATACACTGCTGCCattgaggaagaggaagaaagctTTTGCTTTATTATCGAACTGTTATGTTCCTCTGGAGTAACCATCTGTTTGGCTTTTGGTTCAGTCTGCAGTTTTAAGGTAAGCCCTTTTACGTGTTTTCTCAAAGTTCAATTTATAGTGTGTATTCTTTCCGATGATGTCGTTGTTCCAACGTTGTCGCGATGCCTCTTTAGCATGCAGAGATATGCATCTATACAACACCCGTGCGtcaatttttgtttagaaagAAATTGCTTCATTTGCGGGGAAGAAGAAACATACAACCTTTTTACCACATTTCCCTTCAAGGGGAAAAGAATCAATTTGTTGACATGCTGCTTGCCTGAAGTAAATGGGGAAACCAGGTTTTTGGCAGGCTTGATTTTTGttgattgaaatttgaaaagagaaGTCTCGACGGATATAGAAAATGCCTTTTAACAAGGTTTCCTATTCTTTATCCCTCCCATCGTTTTGTTATGTTTGTAAAAATTACAGAGTTCTGCTAAACCTGTAAGTTTTAATCTTTCATGAAGGTGTTGGACCCCAAACGAGAAAACCTTAATGATTGTCAGATGAGGGTATCTATTAGTTAAGCTTGGTTTTGATGTCGGTGCTAAGTTCTAGCCATAGATGAAGTCTCTCATAGTCAGAATTTGAAAGATCACTTTGAAGTGCTTGTTGCAATAATCTTCAGCACTCTCTCTACACAATAAGCTTGAACCCTAACCTGTACTCTTCAGGTATATGGTAATTGGTCTTCCCGTTCCTTTTCACCTCAAGCTTTCTGTATGAAGAGTCTTAGAAGATCTTGTGCTTGATCTTGTTCTATTTCAGTTGGATCCGTACTTCAAAAAAAGTCTAATCTTGTTCTTGGCTGTGTTTTCAGTTATA harbors:
- the LOC121249600 gene encoding LOW QUALITY PROTEIN: auxin response factor 8-like (The sequence of the model RefSeq protein was modified relative to this genomic sequence to represent the inferred CDS: inserted 1 base in 1 codon) — translated: MKLSASGLSQLDHEGGTGEKKYLNSELWHACAGPLVSLPTPGTRVVYFPQGHSEQVAATTNKEVDGHIPNYPSLSPQLICQLHNVTMHADVETDEVYAQMTLQPLTLEEQKDTFLPMELGIPSKQPANYFCKTLTASDTSTHXGFSVPRRAAEKVFPPLDFSQQPPAQELIARDLHDVEWKFRHIFRGQPKRHLLTTGWSVFVSAKRLVAGDSVLFIWNEKNQLLLGIRRATRPQTVMPSSVLSSDSMHIGLLAAAAHAAATHSCFTIFYNPRASPSEFVVPLSKYVKTVFHTRVSVGMRFRMLFETEESSVRRYMGTITGISDLDSVRWPNSHWRSVKVGWDESTAGERQPRVSLWEIEPLTTFPMYPSLFPLRLKRPWHPGVSSLHDSRDEGTNNGLMWLRGGTGEHGVNSLNFQGVGLFPWMQQRLDPTLFGNDHNQQYQAMLAAGMQNLGSGDLLRQQIMQFQQPFQYFQQRESHTSLLQQQQQQQQQQEAFTQTLPRNILQAQTQVLTESIPQHLIQQPLNNQQEEQARQQQHTFQNTVHIRSDQLHQRLQSNVSSSSFAKADFMDPSTKFSASITPRQNMVSSFCPEGSSNFLNFSRVGQSMLAEQLPQQSWVSKYTHSQANAYANLMSHTPYPGKDANEEPENCNSDPQNPTLFGVNIDSSGLLLPTTLSTFSTSVDADVTSMPLGDSGFQSSLYGSVQDSSELLRSAGQVDPPTPSRTFVKVYKSGSVGRSLDISRFSSYNELREELAQMFGIEGMLEDPRRSGWQLVFVDRENDVLLLGDDPWEAFVNNVWYIKILSPEDVHKMGEQAVESFSPHVAQRLNNGGEVQDLVPGLPSPGMLEY
- the LOC121249605 gene encoding nascent polypeptide-associated complex subunit beta-like — protein: MDRERLMKMASAVRTGGKGSVRRKKKAVHKATTTDDKRLQSTLKRIGVNTIPAIEEVNIFKDDAVIQFLNPKVQASIAANTWVVSGSPQTKKLQDILPGIINQLGPDNLENLRKLAEQFQKQQPPTAGQPTQDDDDDEVPELVAGETFETVAEDSHT